In the Bradyrhizobium guangzhouense genome, one interval contains:
- a CDS encoding Gfo/Idh/MocA family protein, with protein sequence MRPGIGIIGTGMVGQMCHLANFAANPACRVVAIADLRPDLAAAAARKFGVSRIYGSHHELLADREVSAVVVVTKRRATGPIVLDALDSGRHVLSEKPMAYTTIQAASLIEAARRRSLVYAIGYMKRHDAGVARALAELTRLRTDQSLGRIIGARGWCFGGNTGGSRDTFVMTAEARPDGLELWQDGPDWLPAAMRPDYDVFLNVFSHIINLTRYLLGPSPDVVNSKIDLSAASRITLDFDGIACVLELANGSEGPWREGLTIDFERGAITIELPPPFAEDEAQISLDQDGHRTRLARESSWAFRRQADAFVSDVAARRMPLASGADSIADIALAETIWKRNIIG encoded by the coding sequence GTGAGGCCAGGCATTGGCATCATAGGAACGGGCATGGTCGGCCAGATGTGCCACCTTGCCAATTTCGCCGCCAATCCCGCCTGTCGTGTCGTCGCGATCGCTGATCTCCGGCCTGATCTCGCAGCCGCCGCTGCACGGAAATTCGGCGTCTCTCGGATCTACGGCTCCCATCACGAGTTGCTCGCGGATCGCGAGGTCTCCGCCGTCGTGGTCGTGACGAAGCGACGTGCGACCGGCCCGATCGTTCTGGACGCACTCGACAGCGGCCGCCACGTATTGTCGGAAAAGCCGATGGCCTATACGACGATCCAGGCTGCGTCCCTGATCGAAGCCGCGCGGCGGCGGAGCCTCGTCTACGCGATCGGCTACATGAAGCGTCACGATGCCGGCGTGGCCCGCGCGCTGGCCGAGCTGACGCGCCTTCGGACGGATCAGTCGCTCGGACGTATCATCGGTGCGCGCGGCTGGTGCTTCGGCGGCAACACCGGGGGATCGCGCGACACCTTTGTGATGACCGCTGAGGCGCGCCCCGACGGGCTTGAGCTCTGGCAGGACGGGCCGGACTGGCTGCCAGCCGCGATGCGACCGGACTACGATGTCTTCCTGAATGTCTTCAGCCACATCATCAATCTGACGCGCTATCTGCTCGGGCCCTCGCCCGACGTCGTCAACAGCAAGATCGACCTCTCGGCAGCCTCGCGCATTACGCTCGACTTCGACGGCATCGCCTGCGTGCTGGAGCTCGCGAACGGATCCGAGGGGCCTTGGCGCGAAGGCCTGACGATCGATTTCGAACGCGGGGCCATCACCATCGAACTGCCCCCTCCCTTTGCCGAGGACGAGGCGCAGATCAGTCTCGATCAGGATGGTCATCGGACACGGCTGGCGCGCGAGAGCAGCTGGGCATTTCGCCGTCAAGCCGATGCATTCGTGTCCGACGTTGCCGCACGCCGAATGCCGCTGGCCTCTGGCGCGGATTCGATTGCAGACATCGCCCTCGCGGAGACGATCTGGAAGCGGAACATCATCGGATAG
- a CDS encoding class I SAM-dependent methyltransferase, protein MRSQGRCMAEDKLFNYYERQDVLPTFGNFKSSAELEAYAGQRRELFSDKLVLPPRLFRDADVLEFGPDSGENALVFSSWGASLTLAEPNRHAHAKIQAYFAHFSQTTRLRELVSSDVEGFRSDRRFDIIDAEGFIYTVQPTENWLGIFHRLLNPGGYAVTSYYERYGGFFELALKAIHAAGKVLTGRPALETAKALFEAKWDSIPHTRSFESWLMDVLENPFVRHRYFLDAAALCTAAHGQGFDIHSAWPSYRDSLDVYWHKKVLSADEKLLRAIHHLRRSRLSFLGGRKLYLVGKAEAVSAISASIEALVLDVDRMIDDPFGESLPRVIASLASLRATIQDTEILADDAVELEAFAATIESFHHIFSAIAQRDMAGITALTQSDQAFLTAWGQPAHFLVLRKRVDGA, encoded by the coding sequence ATGCGGTCTCAGGGTCGCTGCATGGCTGAGGACAAGCTCTTCAACTATTACGAACGTCAGGACGTACTGCCGACGTTCGGGAATTTCAAATCGTCCGCCGAGCTCGAAGCCTATGCCGGCCAGCGGCGCGAGTTGTTTTCGGACAAGCTGGTGCTACCGCCGCGCCTGTTCCGCGACGCCGACGTGCTGGAGTTCGGGCCCGATTCCGGCGAGAACGCCCTGGTGTTTTCCAGTTGGGGTGCCAGCTTGACGCTCGCCGAGCCGAACCGGCATGCGCACGCGAAAATTCAGGCTTACTTCGCGCATTTCAGCCAGACGACACGTCTGCGCGAGCTCGTATCGTCGGATGTCGAGGGATTCCGCAGCGATCGTCGCTTCGACATCATCGATGCCGAAGGATTCATCTACACGGTGCAGCCGACCGAAAACTGGCTCGGCATCTTTCACCGGCTGCTCAATCCTGGCGGTTACGCCGTCACTTCCTATTACGAACGCTACGGCGGCTTCTTCGAACTTGCACTCAAGGCGATTCACGCCGCCGGCAAGGTGCTGACAGGCCGACCTGCTCTCGAAACCGCGAAAGCGCTGTTCGAAGCGAAGTGGGACAGCATCCCGCACACCCGCAGCTTCGAATCGTGGCTGATGGACGTGCTCGAGAACCCCTTCGTCCGGCACCGCTACTTCCTCGACGCGGCGGCCTTGTGCACGGCGGCGCACGGTCAGGGATTCGATATCCATTCGGCGTGGCCATCTTACCGCGACAGCCTTGACGTTTACTGGCACAAAAAAGTCCTGTCCGCCGACGAGAAACTGCTGCGCGCGATACACCACCTTCGCCGCAGCCGCCTCAGCTTCCTCGGCGGACGCAAGCTCTATCTGGTCGGCAAGGCCGAAGCAGTGAGCGCGATCTCGGCTTCGATCGAAGCGCTGGTGCTCGATGTCGATCGGATGATCGACGATCCGTTCGGCGAGAGCCTGCCTCGCGTGATCGCGAGCCTCGCGTCGCTGCGCGCGACAATCCAAGACACCGAGATTCTTGCCGACGACGCGGTCGAACTCGAGGCTTTTGCAGCGACGATCGAGAGCTTCCACCATATCTTCAGCGCGATCGCGCAGCGGGATATGGCAGGGATCACCGCCCTCACCCAATCCGACCAGGCGTTCCTCACCGCCTGGGGACAGCCGGCGCATTTCCTCGTCTTGCGGAAGCGCGTGGATGGAGCCTAG
- a CDS encoding class I SAM-dependent methyltransferase codes for MTDHCRLCHSTNLRPVIDLGQMPIAHRLRHSRDEQDERYPFEVLACGDCGLPQIVKPIDPDILYRQFNYNFSSWKPEPHQVDELDTIAKFSKHQSVFEIGCNDGLFMDRLRERGAKVMVGVEPNPVSGKIASERGIKVYADMLSPEMAHDAVAQAGKFDLVVSRQVLEHIVDFENFFACVKIALSDDGLLFIDVPDFAPGSMVGDLSVLWEEHVSYFTEPTLLALLARHGFEAVSVKKYNFSGGSLAIAARRAVGAVTAPPAPAGVGEKFGQRAREYGARLRPILAKARASGAEIAIYGAGCRACTFTNAHELAELVDLSVDDQKERQGLFLPGTGIPIRSPEDLTGRSAPLVCLLAVNQENEDKVSNRLRENLKRPLQIVSIFAPSDIWSELDRLDAVSGSLHG; via the coding sequence GTGACCGACCATTGCCGCCTTTGCCACTCGACGAACCTGCGTCCGGTCATCGATCTCGGACAGATGCCGATTGCCCATCGGCTCCGGCACAGCAGGGACGAGCAGGACGAGCGCTATCCGTTCGAGGTGCTGGCCTGCGGCGATTGCGGCCTGCCCCAGATCGTCAAGCCGATCGACCCCGACATTCTGTACCGGCAGTTCAACTACAATTTCAGCAGCTGGAAGCCGGAGCCGCACCAGGTCGATGAGCTCGATACCATCGCGAAATTCTCGAAGCATCAATCCGTGTTCGAGATCGGATGCAACGACGGCCTGTTCATGGACAGGCTGCGCGAGCGCGGCGCGAAGGTCATGGTTGGCGTCGAGCCCAATCCGGTGTCGGGCAAGATCGCCAGCGAGCGCGGCATCAAGGTCTATGCCGATATGCTCAGCCCGGAGATGGCCCACGACGCGGTCGCGCAAGCCGGCAAGTTCGATCTCGTGGTCTCGCGCCAGGTGCTGGAACACATCGTCGATTTCGAGAACTTCTTCGCCTGTGTGAAAATCGCGCTCAGCGACGACGGACTGCTGTTCATCGACGTGCCTGATTTCGCGCCCGGCTCCATGGTGGGCGACCTTTCGGTCCTCTGGGAGGAGCACGTCAGCTACTTCACCGAACCGACGCTGCTCGCGCTGCTGGCGCGCCATGGCTTCGAGGCGGTATCCGTCAAGAAATACAATTTCAGTGGCGGCAGCCTCGCCATCGCTGCCCGCCGTGCCGTCGGCGCAGTGACAGCGCCGCCTGCGCCGGCCGGCGTCGGCGAGAAATTCGGACAGCGCGCGAGGGAGTACGGCGCTCGTCTCCGCCCGATCCTGGCCAAGGCCCGCGCCAGCGGCGCCGAGATCGCAATCTACGGCGCCGGCTGCCGCGCTTGCACCTTCACGAATGCCCACGAACTTGCGGAGCTCGTCGATCTCTCGGTCGACGACCAGAAGGAGCGCCAGGGATTGTTCCTGCCCGGCACCGGGATTCCGATCCGCTCGCCGGAAGACCTCACTGGCAGATCCGCTCCTCTGGTTTGTCTTCTCGCCGTGAACCAGGAGAACGAAGACAAGGTCAGCAACCGGCTGCGCGAGAATTTGAAACGTCCGCTCCAGATCGTCTCGATCTTTGCGCCGTCCGACATCTGGAGTGAGCTCGACCGGCTCGATGCGGTCTCAGGGTCGCTGCATGGCTGA